The Pseudomonas moraviensis genome contains the following window.
TCGATATCCTCCGGTTCCGGAAAGGCTGCGCGCACACGGTTGAGCAAATCGCAGAACGCCGCTTCGCTGTCGGTATCGCCGACCGGGCGGTAGAAACTCTTGATCGGGGTGAAGTCGGCGAGCTGCCCGTTGTGCGCGAAACACCAGTTGCGCCCCCACAGTTCGCGGACGAACGGGTGGGTGTTGGACAGGCAGACCTTGCCGACGTTGGCCTGGCGAATATGGCCGATGACCACTTCGCTCTTGATCGGATAACGCTGCACCAGATTGGCGACTTCCGACTCGCTGCTCGCCGCCGGGTCCTGGAACAGCCGCAAGCCCCGGCCCTCATAGAAGGCAATGCCCCAGCCGTCGCGGTGCGGGCCGGTGCGGCCGCCGCGCTGCATCAGGCCAGTGAAGCTGAACACGATGTCGGTCGGCACGTTGGCACTCATGCCCAGTAATTCACACATGTGCGGACTCTCGGGTTACAGACGCGGCTCGACCCGCATGCGCTGCGGATTGTTCGGCACGGGCGGGCGACCGTAGCGGTCGTCACCGGCGCCGCCGAACGGCTGATCATCGTCGCGTTCTTCGGCACGGGCCGCAGCCTTGGCGGCCTCGGCGCGTTCGCGTCGGGCTGTCGAAGCACGCTCGATCGGCATACGGATCAAGACGAAAACCAGATAGACCCCGAAGGCGATCATGCCGTACATGAACAGATCGGAAACCGCGCGCCAGGCGTTGTTGCCGACCTTGAACAGCGTGTCCAGCGCGGTGATGGCGATGGCCGGCGCAACCTTGGCTTTCACTGGATCGACGATGGTCGGGCTGAACAGCAACACCGCCATCAGCACACGCAGCGGCTCGCGCAGCCAGCGCCACATCCAGGTGGTCAGGCGCATCCATACCAGCAGGCAGCCTACGGCGGCAAAGGCGTAAAGGCCCCAGGCGATCAGATAGTCGTTCTCGGTCATGGTGTCCATGGCAAGGCAGGCAAAGAGGCGCTTATAGTAACGACTTTTCGCCCATGCGGCTTGTCCCAATAGACACATCCCCTGTAGGAGTGAGCCTGCTCGCGATAGCAATTGATCAGTCAAAGTTATTTTGAATGACACACCGCTATCGCGGGCAGGCTCACTCCTACAGGGATTGCGGCAGTTTCAAATGCTGCGAAAAACCCAATTTGTATATCTGTCCGAGAGCCTTCCATGCCCCAATCCGCCAATGTCATCCCAGCCCCGATTGCCCACCGGGCGCCCGGCGCCGACCCGTATGCCTGGCTGCAGGAGCGCGATACCGACGCGGTGCTCGACTACCTCAAGGCCGAAAACGCTTATCAGGAAGCGCAAACCGCTGATCAGGCCGAACTGCGCGAAAGCCTGTTCAACGAGATCAAGGGCCGGATTCTGGAAACCGACCTGTCCCTGCCCTCGCCCTGGGGCCCCTATCTGTATTACACGCGCACCACCGCCGGTGACGAATACGCCCGGCACTACCGCTGCCCGCGTCCGTCGGACGACAGCCTGACGCTCGACGAAAGCCGCGAACAGCTACTGCTCGATCCGAATGCGCTGGCCAATGGCGGCTTCTTCTCGCTCGGTGCTTTCAGCATCAGCCCCGATCACCAGCGCCTGGCTTACAGCGTCGATGCCTCGGGCGATGAGATCTACACGCTGTTCGTCAAGGAACTGTCCAACGACAAGGTCAGCGAACTCGAATTCGCAGACTGCGACGGCAGCATGACTTGGGCCAACGACAGTCTGACTCTGTTCTTCGGCGTGCTCGACGACACCCATCGCCCGCACAAACTGTTCCGCTATCGACTCGATGGCACCGCCGCCGAAGAGGTTTTTCACGAGCCGGACGGGCGTTTCTTCCTGCATTGCTACCGCGCCAGCTCCGAGCAGCAATTGCTGCTGTCGCTGGGCAGCAAGACCACCAGCGAAGTCTGGGCGCTGGACGCCAATCAGCCGCACCTGCCGTTCGCCTGTCTGGCGCCCCGGGTCGAAGATCACGAATACGACGTCGACCACGGCCTGCTCGATGGCGTCTGGACGTGGTTCATCCGCACCAACCGCGACGGCATCAACTTCGCCCTGTATCAGGCTGCGGATACCGGCGTACCGCCGAGCGAGGCCGACTGGCAGAACCTGATCCCGCACAGCGATGAAGTGATGCTCGACGGCGTCAGCCTCAACACCGAGGCGGTGACCTTGAGCCTGCGTGAAGGGGGTCTGCCGATCATCGAAGTTCATCCGCAGGGCCAAGCTTCATATCGCGTGCAACTGCCAGATGCGGCCTACAGCCTCCATGTGCAAAACAGCCTGGAGTTCGAGAGCGATCGCATTCGGCTGCGCTACGAAGCGTTGAATCGCCCGGCCCAGGTGCGCCAGTTGATTCTCGCCACGGGCGAGCAAACGGTGCTCAAGGAAACCCCGGTGCTCGGCCCGTTCGATGCCGATGCCTATGTCAGTCAGCGCCTGTGGGCCACCGCCCCGGACGGCACGCAGGTGCCGATCAGTCTGGTGATGAAGCGCGAGATGGTCGGCAAACCCGTGCCGCTGTATCTGTACGGTTACGGTGCCTACGGCTCCAGCCTCGATCCGTGGTTTTCCCACGCGCGCCTGAGCCTCCTCGATCGCGGCATGGCCTTCGCCATCGCCCACGTACGCGGCGGCGGCGAGCTGGGCGAAGCCTGGTATCGCGCCGGCAAGCAGGAACACAAACCCAACACCTTCAGCGACTTCATCGCCTGCGCTGAGTTTCTGCTGCTCAACGGCATCACCACGGCGGACAAACTGGCGATCAGCGGCGGCAGCGCCGGTGGCCTGCTGATCGGCGCGGTGCTCAATCAGCGTCCGGACCTGTTCGGCGTGGCGATTGCCGAAGTGCCGTTCGTCGACGTACTCAACACCATGCTCGACCCAGAACTGCCGCTGACCGTCACCGAATACGACGAATGGGGCAACCCGGAAGAACCGGACGTCTATGATCGGATCAAGGCTTATGCGCCGTACGAAAACGTCACCGCGCAGGCTTATCCACCACTGCTGGTAATCGCCGGCTACAACGACAGCCGTGTGCAATATTGGGAAGCAGCCAAGTGGGTAGCGAAATTGCGCGCGACCAAGACCGACGCCAACCTGCTGCTGCTCAAGACCGAACTGGGCGCCGGGCATGGCGGCATGAGCGGGCGCTATCAGGGATTACGTGACGTAGCACTCGAATATGCGTTTGTGTTCAAGGTTTTGCAGATGGCCTGAGGAACTCTGCGGGTGGCCTGGGTCTTAACAGCAGACCCAACGCCTCCACCGATTCCCCTGTGTAGGAGCTGCCGAAGGCTGCGATCTTTTGATTTTTTAACAGCAAGATCAAAAGATCGCAGCCTTCGGCAGCTCCTACACAAGGAACGTGTGATACCCGGAAAATGTGAAAACAAAAAGACCGCATCGACATGTCCGAACCGACCTTCCTGAACAACGAAATCCGCGACTGGCTGATGGACTGTGGCCTGTTCGATCAATTGCAGCTGGCCGACTTCGCGGCAGCTTCCGGCTACTTCAGCATCAGCACCGTGGCTGAAGGCGAAGCGATTTTTCGCGAGGGCGATGCCGGCAGTTTCATGTGCATCATCCACACCGGCCAGGTCGCCGTGCAGAAAACCGGCGTCGACGGTCAGGTCATCACCATGGCCACCCTGCGCAGCGGCCGTGCCTTCGGTGAAATGGCCGTGCTCGATGGCGAACGGCGTTCGGCCACGTGCATCGCGGCAAGCAACTGTCAGTTGCTGAACCTGGGCAAGGACTCGCTGGAAAAAATGCTCAACGACGCACCAAAAATCGCCGCAAAGATCATCCGCGCCCTTGCCGTCTCGCTGTCCAAACGCCTGCGCATGGCCGACGGTCAATTGGCTGCGCAACAGGTTTAACCGCCGGGGGATTTAGCCTTGTTGCCGTTCGGCTCGATACCCGGCACCGGTTGATCCTTGCTCGGCGGGCTGGGCATTTCGATCGGCACCAGCGGCGGGCTGCCACTGCCGGCGCCCGACTTGGGCAGGGTAATCGGGGTGATCTGCGGATACGGCGTCGGCGTCGCGGTGCCGGGCGAGCCGGGTTGCGGCGTCGGACTGACCGGAATGCTCTGCTGGGCCTGCGCAGCAGTAATCGCGAGCGCGGCCAGGGTAATGACCGTTAGAATGGTGCGCTTCATCAAGGGCTCCGTTTGGCCTTTAGTCTGTGCTCAGGCTACTCCCAACGCGCCTGCTTGCCTTCCCCCCCTTTAGAGATTTCCATGAAACGTTTCGTTCTGCTCGACACCACCCCGATCCCCGAAAACGGCGGTGCCCTGTGCCTGTTCGAGTATGGCGAGGACTTCGTCATCAAGATCCAGGGCGGCGACGGCGGGCAATTAATGAACACGCGCATGCACGGTTCCGAAGACGCATTGGCCGAGATTCCCTGCCGCAAGGTCGCCGGCCGGCCGAATTCGCGCGTGCTGATAGGTGGCCTGGGCATGGGCTTCACCCTCGCCTCGGCACTCAAGCATTTGGGCAAGGCCGCCGAAGTGGTGGTCGCTGAGCTGGTGCCCGGCGTGGTCGAGTGGAATCGCGGCCCGCTCGGAGAAAAGTCCGGCCGGCCATTGCTCGATCCGCGAACGGTGATCCGCATGGAAGACGTCGCCAAGGTGCTGCAAAGCGAGCCGAACGGGTTCGACGCGATCATGCTTGATGTCGACAACGGCCCTGAAGGCCTGACCCAGAAAGCCAACAGTTGGTTGTACTCGGCCGCTGGTCTGAATGCCTGCGCCAAGGCCCTGCGTCCCAAAGGCGTGCTGGCGGTGTGGTCGGCCAGCGCTGATCGGCAGTTTTCCGACAAATTGAAGAAGGCCGATTTCAAGGCCGAAGAAGTCCAGGTCTTCGCCCACGGCAACAAGGGCACCCGCCACACGATCTGGATTGCCGAGAAGCTCAAGGGCTGAGCTAAACTCTGCGCATAACCGTCATCAGTCTTTTACAAAGGTGAACCCATGAGTTCGTCCACCCCCACCAACACGTCGAAGCTGGACCGCATCCTCGCCGACAACCAGCGCGACAAGGAAATGGGCTACCGCGACAAAGCCCTGAAGATGTACCCGCACGTCTGCGGCCGCTGCGCCCGCGAGTTCTCCGGCAAACGCCTGAGCGAACTGACCGTGCACCACCGCGACCACAATCACGACAACAACCCGCAGGACGGCTCGAACTGGGAGCTGTTGTGCCTGTATTGCCACGACAACGAGCATTCGCGTTACACCGACCAGCAGTATTTCGGCGACGGCTCGCTGAGCACACCGAAAATCGCCAAGGCCACGCATAACCCGTTTGCGGCCCTCGCTGGCCTGATGAAAAAAGAAGATTAAAAGCAAAGTTCGCAGCCTTCGGCAGCTCCTACACGGTGTACGCCATTAGACTGTAGGAGCTGCCGAAGGCTGCGATCTTTTGATCTTATCCCCGTATAATCGCCCTCTTTTCCCGAAGGCACCCCGCTCGTGGCAGACAAACGGTACAGCTGCATTGGTTTGTATAATCCCAAATCACCGGAGAACGTCGGTTCGGTGATGCGCGCCGCAGGCTGTTATGGCGTGGCCTCGGTGTTCTACACCGGCAAGCGTTATGAACGCGCCGCCGATTTCGTCACCGACACCAAGCGCGTGCACTACGACATCCCGCTGATCGGCATCGACGACCTGAAAAAAATCCTCCCGCTCAACTGCGTGCCCGTCGCTGTGGAACTGGTGGAAGGCGCCCGCCCATTGCCGGAATACACCCACCCCGACCGCGCGCTGTACATCTTCGGTCCGGAAGACGGTTCGCTGGATAAAGAGATTCGCGACTGGTGCGAAGACGTCGTGTACATCCCGACCACCGGCTGCATGAACCTCGCCGCTACGGTCAACGTCGTGCTTTACGACCGCATGGCCAAAGGCCTGAACACCCGCTCCGGGCCGAAATTCCGCTGAAGCGTCGCACATTCGATGGAACAAGCTGACCGCCCCGGCAGTCAGCTTATCTATCAATCGCACCCTGCCTGGAGATAGATCATGAGCGAGCTCAAACGCGTAGAACGCATCGAATCCACCCCGTTCCAGTCGCCTTCGCACAAGAACGTGCACGGCTGGGAACGCGTCGGCTCGTTGACCGGCGGCGTGCTGATGGTCGGCAAGGGCCTGCGCCGTGGCGGCGTGTTCGGCCTGATTCAAGTGGCGCTCGGCGGCATGGCCGTGGCCCGCGGCATCACCGGCCATTGCTCGGCGAAAAGCCTGTTGGAGAAAGGTCGTCAGGACATGAACAACGTACGGGCGAAGATCGAACGCGCCGGGGAAGAACTGAGCAAGCTGAAAACCAACGCCGAAGTTGCCACGGAAACGGCGACCGTTACCGGCAATGATTCGCTGACCTCGCCGAAAGCCGGCGTTTGATCCAAATAATGCGTTGAGGCGAATTACGCCATCGCGAGCAGGCTCACTCCTACAATTGAAACGCGTTCACCTGTAGGAGTGAGCCTGCTCGCGATAGCGGTTTCGAATCCCTTCACCATCAGCCCGCGCGAAAAATCAGGTGATCTTCCCAGTCATCCTCCGGCACGCTGCCTTCGGCGAGCATGCGTCCGGATTGGGAAATTCGCTCGTGGTGCACAGCATCGCGATCACCGCACACCAGGTGATGCCATAACGGCAGATCCTTGCCTTCGCTGACCAGACGATATCCGCAGGTCGGCGGCAGCCATTTGAATTCTTCCGCCTGCCCAGGGGTGAGCTGGATGCAGTCAGGGACAAACTTGATCCGGTTCGGATAATCGCTGCACTGACAGGTCTTCAGATCCAGCAGTTTGCAGGCGATGCGCGTGTAATAGACGCTGTTGTCTTCTT
Protein-coding sequences here:
- a CDS encoding class II glutamine amidotransferase, which translates into the protein MCELLGMSANVPTDIVFSFTGLMQRGGRTGPHRDGWGIAFYEGRGLRLFQDPAASSESEVANLVQRYPIKSEVVIGHIRQANVGKVCLSNTHPFVRELWGRNWCFAHNGQLADFTPIKSFYRPVGDTDSEAAFCDLLNRVRAAFPEPEDIEVLLPDLVAACAEYRSKGVFNCLLSDGDWLFCYCSTKLAQITRRAPFGPARLKDVDVIVDFQAETTPNDVVTVIATEPLTENETWTRYEPGQWSLWRRGECVSQGKTE
- a CDS encoding MFS transporter, which codes for MDTMTENDYLIAWGLYAFAAVGCLLVWMRLTTWMWRWLREPLRVLMAVLLFSPTIVDPVKAKVAPAIAITALDTLFKVGNNAWRAVSDLFMYGMIAFGVYLVFVLIRMPIERASTARRERAEAAKAAARAEERDDDQPFGGAGDDRYGRPPVPNNPQRMRVEPRL
- a CDS encoding S9 family peptidase; protein product: MPQSANVIPAPIAHRAPGADPYAWLQERDTDAVLDYLKAENAYQEAQTADQAELRESLFNEIKGRILETDLSLPSPWGPYLYYTRTTAGDEYARHYRCPRPSDDSLTLDESREQLLLDPNALANGGFFSLGAFSISPDHQRLAYSVDASGDEIYTLFVKELSNDKVSELEFADCDGSMTWANDSLTLFFGVLDDTHRPHKLFRYRLDGTAAEEVFHEPDGRFFLHCYRASSEQQLLLSLGSKTTSEVWALDANQPHLPFACLAPRVEDHEYDVDHGLLDGVWTWFIRTNRDGINFALYQAADTGVPPSEADWQNLIPHSDEVMLDGVSLNTEAVTLSLREGGLPIIEVHPQGQASYRVQLPDAAYSLHVQNSLEFESDRIRLRYEALNRPAQVRQLILATGEQTVLKETPVLGPFDADAYVSQRLWATAPDGTQVPISLVMKREMVGKPVPLYLYGYGAYGSSLDPWFSHARLSLLDRGMAFAIAHVRGGGELGEAWYRAGKQEHKPNTFSDFIACAEFLLLNGITTADKLAISGGSAGGLLIGAVLNQRPDLFGVAIAEVPFVDVLNTMLDPELPLTVTEYDEWGNPEEPDVYDRIKAYAPYENVTAQAYPPLLVIAGYNDSRVQYWEAAKWVAKLRATKTDANLLLLKTELGAGHGGMSGRYQGLRDVALEYAFVFKVLQMA
- a CDS encoding cyclic nucleotide-binding domain-containing protein; this encodes MSEPTFLNNEIRDWLMDCGLFDQLQLADFAAASGYFSISTVAEGEAIFREGDAGSFMCIIHTGQVAVQKTGVDGQVITMATLRSGRAFGEMAVLDGERRSATCIAASNCQLLNLGKDSLEKMLNDAPKIAAKIIRALAVSLSKRLRMADGQLAAQQV
- a CDS encoding spermidine synthase encodes the protein MKRFVLLDTTPIPENGGALCLFEYGEDFVIKIQGGDGGQLMNTRMHGSEDALAEIPCRKVAGRPNSRVLIGGLGMGFTLASALKHLGKAAEVVVAELVPGVVEWNRGPLGEKSGRPLLDPRTVIRMEDVAKVLQSEPNGFDAIMLDVDNGPEGLTQKANSWLYSAAGLNACAKALRPKGVLAVWSASADRQFSDKLKKADFKAEEVQVFAHGNKGTRHTIWIAEKLKG
- a CDS encoding YajD family HNH nuclease, which produces MSSSTPTNTSKLDRILADNQRDKEMGYRDKALKMYPHVCGRCAREFSGKRLSELTVHHRDHNHDNNPQDGSNWELLCLYCHDNEHSRYTDQQYFGDGSLSTPKIAKATHNPFAALAGLMKKED
- a CDS encoding RNA methyltransferase, yielding MADKRYSCIGLYNPKSPENVGSVMRAAGCYGVASVFYTGKRYERAADFVTDTKRVHYDIPLIGIDDLKKILPLNCVPVAVELVEGARPLPEYTHPDRALYIFGPEDGSLDKEIRDWCEDVVYIPTTGCMNLAATVNVVLYDRMAKGLNTRSGPKFR
- a CDS encoding YgaP family membrane protein codes for the protein MSELKRVERIESTPFQSPSHKNVHGWERVGSLTGGVLMVGKGLRRGGVFGLIQVALGGMAVARGITGHCSAKSLLEKGRQDMNNVRAKIERAGEELSKLKTNAEVATETATVTGNDSLTSPKAGV
- a CDS encoding YcgN family cysteine cluster protein gives rise to the protein MAAIVEPFWKRKTLDQLDHEEWESLCDGCGLCCLQKLEDEEDNSVYYTRIACKLLDLKTCQCSDYPNRIKFVPDCIQLTPGQAEEFKWLPPTCGYRLVSEGKDLPLWHHLVCGDRDAVHHERISQSGRMLAEGSVPEDDWEDHLIFRAG